From Arcticibacter tournemirensis, one genomic window encodes:
- a CDS encoding SulP family inorganic anion transporter has protein sequence MAANHLSASTGFKQYFSPRNLKKDFPASVVVFLVALPLCLGIALASGAPLFSGLLTGIIGGIVTASFSGSQLSVSGPAAGLTVIVLGAITSLGAFETFLLAVLIAGALQIVLGFLRAGTIGNYFPSAVIEGMLAAIGIILILKQIPHAVGYDAEFEGSEAFNINDQNTFSAISNALSAVSMGAVIISIVSLAVLIYWPRFKKLSGVPAPLIVVVFGIIFNKVFSGSSLEIKSEHLVNVPVVNSFGEFTALFVSPDFSQITNPQVWTVAATIAIVASLESLLSLEAVDKIDPMKRVSPTNRELVAQGVGNMVSGFLGGLPMTAVIVRSSANVNAGGKTKASAILHGFWLMLSLLLIPGLINSIPLSCLAAILLVTGYKLAKIALFKKMYKEGWAQFIPFIVTVLAVVFTDLLKGVAIGMVVGVFYILRNNLRNPYFYTIGRNGDKKVITIKLAEEVSFLNKAAISYTLNHLPHESDVVIDGSNSRYIDPDVLEIIRNFKHSAYSKGIIVQLKNIKHKYDIPQLKDLIYTPEKDKTPVVNSNSIIEN, from the coding sequence ATGGCAGCTAATCATTTGTCTGCATCAACAGGTTTTAAACAATATTTTTCGCCAAGAAATCTTAAGAAGGATTTTCCGGCAAGTGTGGTAGTCTTTTTAGTGGCATTGCCTCTATGTCTTGGTATCGCGCTGGCATCGGGAGCACCATTGTTTTCAGGCTTGCTCACCGGTATTATTGGTGGTATAGTTACGGCTTCTTTCAGCGGATCACAGTTAAGTGTTAGCGGTCCGGCTGCGGGACTTACAGTTATCGTACTTGGGGCAATCACATCACTTGGCGCATTTGAAACTTTTCTGCTCGCCGTGCTGATAGCCGGAGCGCTGCAGATCGTGCTGGGCTTTTTGAGGGCCGGCACCATAGGTAATTATTTCCCCTCAGCTGTAATCGAAGGAATGCTCGCTGCGATAGGGATCATCCTTATTCTTAAACAAATACCCCACGCTGTAGGCTATGACGCCGAATTTGAAGGCAGCGAAGCATTCAATATTAACGACCAAAATACCTTTTCGGCAATCAGCAACGCACTTTCGGCTGTGAGTATGGGAGCGGTTATCATTAGCATTGTTTCTCTTGCTGTTTTGATTTACTGGCCCAGGTTCAAAAAACTCAGCGGCGTTCCTGCGCCTCTTATAGTTGTGGTTTTCGGTATAATCTTTAATAAGGTATTTAGCGGATCGTCACTGGAGATAAAAAGTGAACATCTGGTAAATGTGCCGGTTGTTAATTCCTTTGGCGAGTTTACCGCTCTTTTCGTTTCACCTGATTTTTCCCAGATAACGAATCCCCAGGTATGGACCGTCGCGGCTACGATAGCGATCGTTGCCAGTCTCGAATCTTTATTGAGCCTTGAAGCGGTCGACAAGATCGATCCTATGAAGAGGGTCTCGCCAACCAACCGGGAGCTCGTTGCACAGGGCGTTGGAAATATGGTCAGCGGTTTCCTGGGTGGCCTACCCATGACAGCCGTTATCGTCCGCTCGTCGGCTAATGTAAATGCAGGCGGTAAAACAAAGGCGAGCGCGATCCTGCACGGGTTTTGGCTGATGCTCTCACTCTTGCTCATTCCGGGGCTCATCAATAGTATTCCACTGTCATGCCTTGCAGCTATCCTCCTTGTTACGGGATATAAACTTGCTAAGATTGCCCTTTTCAAGAAAATGTACAAAGAAGGATGGGCACAGTTTATTCCTTTTATCGTTACTGTTCTTGCAGTGGTTTTTACCGACCTGCTGAAAGGTGTAGCGATCGGCATGGTTGTAGGCGTTTTCTACATCCTGCGTAATAATCTCCGTAATCCTTACTTCTATACGATTGGCAGGAATGGAGATAAGAAAGTGATTACTATTAAACTTGCAGAGGAAGTTTCTTTCCTCAACAAAGCAGCGATCTCATATACATTAAATCACCTTCCTCATGAATCTGACGTTGTAATCGACGGAAGTAACTCAAGGTATATTGATCCCGATGTTCTCGAGATTATCCGCAACTTCAAGCATAGCGCCTATTCCAAAGGAATAATTGTTCAGCTGAAGAACATAAAACACAAATATGATATTCCGCAATTAAAAGACCTGATATACACTCCTGAAAAGGACAAAACACCAGTAGTAAACTCAAACAGTATAATTGAAAATTAA
- a CDS encoding carbonic anhydrase, whose protein sequence is MARDNNSAATTAQNTNEVQKNTYEQLLSGNRLFVEQELEKDPDFFKKLASGQSPQVLWIGCSDSRVPANQVTNTKPGEVFVHRNIANVCVHSDMNMLSVLDYSVNVLKVKHVIVAGHYGCGGVAAAMSRKQFGLIDNWLRHIKDVYRLHSHELDLITDPAVRADRLVELNVIEQVFNLCKTTIIQNAWKERTDLEVHGWVVDIRTGLVKDLKVSCSNTDNLSKVFALDAVTPAS, encoded by the coding sequence ATGGCACGCGACAATAATTCAGCCGCTACAACGGCACAAAATACCAACGAAGTTCAAAAAAATACATACGAGCAGCTCCTCAGCGGAAACCGCCTTTTTGTGGAGCAGGAGCTGGAAAAAGATCCCGACTTCTTTAAGAAGCTGGCCTCGGGACAAAGCCCGCAGGTACTGTGGATTGGTTGCTCGGATAGCAGGGTGCCTGCAAATCAGGTTACCAACACGAAGCCGGGGGAAGTTTTCGTTCACCGCAATATTGCAAACGTCTGTGTTCATTCAGACATGAACATGCTTAGCGTGCTCGACTATTCGGTAAATGTTTTAAAGGTTAAGCATGTTATAGTTGCAGGACATTATGGTTGCGGAGGCGTTGCCGCTGCGATGAGCAGAAAGCAATTTGGATTGATTGATAATTGGCTACGGCATATCAAAGACGTTTATCGTTTGCACTCTCATGAACTTGATCTGATTACGGATCCTGCAGTAAGGGCCGACAGACTCGTGGAGTTAAATGTTATCGAACAGGTTTTTAACCTTTGCAAAACAACGATTATCCAGAATGCGTGGAAGGAGAGAACAGACCTGGAGGTGCATGGCTGGGTAGTGGATATCCGTACGGGCTTAGTGAAAGACCTTAAGGTAAGCTGCAGCAATACGGATAACCTAAGCAAGGTGTTTGCTTTGGATGCAGTCACTCCGGCTTCGTAG
- the gcvP gene encoding aminomethyl-transferring glycine dehydrogenase translates to MDLNIDFKEKFESRHISPDGLETSEMLATTGVSSLEELIDQTIPTQIRLKRPLNLPAPKSEFEYLTNLKQLASKNKVFKSFIGQGYYDTITPSVILRNIFENPGWYTQYTPYQAEISQGRLQALLNFQTMVLDLTGMEIANASLLDEATAAAEAMFMQFSLRKNKDANTFFVSEQLFPQTIDVLRTRSAPFGIELIIGNHETIELTDSMFGAIVQYPAGNGVVYNYSDFAARAHEKGIKLTVVADILSLCLLSPPGEWGADIVVGSTQRFGVPMGFGGPHAAFFATKEEYKRSMPGRIIGVTIDTAGNYALRMALQTREQHIRRDKATSNICTAQALLAIMAGMYAAYHGPEGLKAIAKRTHGLAILLSDALQSLGYLQLNDSYFDTVRFDLGALAGPIHAEALNNEMNLFYQGSIASVTVDETTSIEDIKTIVRFFAKVKGKSIHEVDIDSLKNTLHTTIPAALERQSAFLSHPVFNLHHSEHEMLRYIKSLEAKDLSLCHSMIPLGSCTMKLNATTEMIPVTWPEFSKIHPFAPTDQVGGYMQLIDELNNWLSEITGFAAMSFQPNAGAQGEYTGLMVIRAYHAGRGEPHRNVALIPSSAHGTNPASAAMAGMKIVVVKCDVNGNIDVNDLKLRAEEHKDTLSCLMVTYPSTHGVFEESIMEICEIIHQNGGQVYMDGANMNAQVGLTSPATIGADVCHLNLHKTFCIPHGGGGPGVGPIGVAKHLVPYLPAHAVVDIHKEKSISAVSAAPWGSASILLISHAYIAMMGAEGLTNATRYAILNANYIKSRLEKHYPVLYSGSQGRCAHEMILDCRAFKNFGIEVTDIAKRLMDYGFHAPTVSFPVAGTLMVEPTESEPKHELDRFCDALISIREEINEVENGSADRLNNPLKQAPHTAAVVTIDDWDRPYSRQQAAFPLPYVSEHKFWPAVGRVNDTHGDRTLICSCPPIEEYAEA, encoded by the coding sequence ATGGATTTAAACATTGATTTCAAAGAAAAATTTGAATCACGACATATCTCCCCTGACGGCCTGGAAACTTCTGAAATGCTTGCAACAACCGGGGTATCTTCTCTCGAAGAACTGATTGATCAGACAATCCCAACCCAGATTCGCCTCAAGCGTCCATTGAACCTTCCGGCACCGAAGAGCGAGTTTGAGTACCTGACTAATCTGAAGCAACTTGCTTCCAAAAACAAAGTTTTCAAGTCGTTTATCGGCCAGGGTTATTATGACACGATCACGCCCTCTGTAATACTGCGCAATATTTTTGAGAACCCGGGCTGGTATACCCAATATACTCCTTACCAGGCCGAAATATCTCAGGGAAGGCTTCAGGCTCTGCTTAACTTCCAGACTATGGTGCTTGACCTTACGGGTATGGAGATTGCCAATGCATCTCTTCTTGATGAGGCTACTGCTGCAGCTGAAGCCATGTTCATGCAGTTCAGCCTCCGGAAAAACAAGGATGCAAATACCTTTTTTGTTTCTGAACAACTATTCCCTCAGACTATTGATGTCCTGAGGACCCGCTCTGCACCCTTCGGTATTGAGCTAATAATTGGCAACCACGAAACTATTGAACTTACTGATTCAATGTTCGGTGCCATTGTTCAATACCCGGCTGGAAACGGAGTGGTATATAATTACTCAGACTTTGCTGCCCGCGCGCATGAAAAGGGAATTAAGCTGACCGTCGTCGCCGACATCCTCAGCCTGTGCCTGCTATCGCCTCCGGGAGAATGGGGAGCCGATATAGTGGTAGGTTCGACACAGCGGTTCGGTGTTCCGATGGGTTTTGGCGGCCCGCATGCTGCTTTCTTTGCCACCAAAGAAGAATATAAACGGTCTATGCCAGGCCGCATTATAGGCGTCACTATTGATACTGCAGGAAATTACGCCCTGAGAATGGCGCTGCAGACCAGGGAGCAACACATCCGGCGCGATAAAGCGACATCAAACATATGTACAGCGCAGGCTCTGCTGGCCATTATGGCTGGAATGTATGCTGCGTATCACGGTCCTGAAGGACTAAAAGCAATAGCGAAACGCACCCATGGGCTTGCAATCCTCCTTTCTGATGCACTGCAATCGCTTGGATACCTGCAACTGAACGATTCATATTTTGATACCGTTCGCTTTGATCTTGGCGCACTGGCCGGCCCTATTCACGCCGAAGCTTTAAATAATGAGATGAACCTCTTTTACCAGGGCTCTATTGCTTCGGTTACAGTGGATGAAACAACATCCATTGAAGATATTAAAACGATCGTCCGCTTTTTCGCAAAGGTTAAAGGCAAAAGCATCCATGAAGTGGACATTGATTCGCTTAAGAACACTTTGCACACAACGATACCTGCAGCGCTTGAAAGACAGTCGGCGTTCCTTAGCCATCCTGTTTTCAACCTGCACCATTCAGAGCACGAAATGCTTCGATATATCAAGTCTCTTGAAGCAAAGGACTTGTCGCTCTGTCATTCTATGATCCCGCTTGGCTCATGCACAATGAAGCTGAATGCCACAACGGAAATGATACCAGTTACCTGGCCTGAATTTAGCAAGATTCATCCTTTTGCTCCCACCGACCAGGTCGGCGGATATATGCAGCTGATAGATGAACTGAATAACTGGCTCAGTGAGATAACCGGATTTGCAGCCATGAGCTTCCAGCCGAATGCAGGTGCTCAGGGTGAATATACCGGACTAATGGTGATCAGGGCATATCATGCGGGCAGAGGTGAACCACATCGTAACGTAGCGTTGATACCATCCTCGGCTCACGGCACCAACCCGGCTTCGGCAGCTATGGCTGGAATGAAGATCGTGGTTGTTAAATGCGACGTAAATGGCAATATCGATGTGAACGACCTGAAGCTTCGGGCCGAAGAACATAAAGATACCTTATCGTGCCTGATGGTTACCTATCCTTCAACACATGGCGTATTCGAAGAATCGATCATGGAGATCTGTGAGATTATCCACCAGAACGGTGGCCAGGTGTACATGGATGGTGCTAATATGAATGCACAGGTTGGCCTTACCAGCCCCGCAACCATTGGCGCTGATGTATGCCATCTTAATCTGCACAAAACATTCTGCATTCCTCATGGAGGAGGCGGTCCGGGAGTTGGTCCTATCGGCGTAGCAAAACATCTTGTTCCTTATCTGCCGGCCCATGCGGTAGTCGACATCCATAAAGAAAAGTCGATTTCAGCAGTATCAGCAGCGCCATGGGGCTCGGCTTCGATACTTCTTATCTCTCATGCCTATATTGCAATGATGGGAGCAGAAGGACTCACGAATGCAACAAGATATGCCATTCTGAATGCTAATTATATTAAATCAAGACTTGAAAAACATTACCCCGTGCTTTACTCAGGAAGCCAGGGAAGGTGCGCTCATGAAATGATCCTTGACTGCCGCGCATTCAAGAATTTCGGGATTGAGGTGACTGACATTGCGAAACGGTTAATGGATTATGGCTTCCATGCTCCGACAGTTTCTTTCCCTGTTGCCGGAACGCTGATGGTTGAACCTACAGAATCTGAACCTAAACACGAATTAGACAGGTTCTGTGATGCCCTTATTTCGATAAGAGAAGAGATCAACGAAGTGGAAAATGGCAGTGCTGACAGGTTGAATAATCCTTTAAAACAAGCTCCTCATACTGCTGCTGTAGTCACGATCGACGACTGGGATCGTCCTTACAGCAGGCAGCAGGCAGCATTTCCTCTACCCTATGTGTCTGAGCATAAATTCTGGCCTGCAGTAGGTCGTGTAAACGACACACATGGCGACCGGACGCTGATATGCTCATGTCCTCCTATAGAGGAATATGCTGAAGCATAG
- a CDS encoding pyridoxine 5'-phosphate synthase → MTKLSVNINKIATLRNSRGGNNPDLVKTALDCERFGAQGITVHPRPDERHIRYQDVYDLKSVIATEFNIEGNCQEKKFIDLVLANKPAQVTLVPDAEGQITSNHGWNTIQHQQYLKDIIAVFKDAGIRVSIFVDPDPRMVEAAATTGTDRIELYTEGYATAYLKNREAAVSPYVEAAKVAQEAGLGLNAGHDLDLHNLRYFARQVPGLLEVSIGHALICDALYLGLENTIQMYLRQLAG, encoded by the coding sequence GTGACTAAGCTTTCTGTCAATATTAATAAAATCGCCACATTGCGTAATTCACGTGGCGGGAATAATCCTGACCTTGTTAAAACAGCGCTTGACTGCGAACGATTCGGAGCCCAGGGCATTACTGTACATCCAAGGCCAGACGAAAGACATATACGCTACCAGGATGTGTATGATCTGAAGAGTGTTATTGCCACAGAATTTAACATCGAGGGCAATTGCCAGGAGAAGAAGTTTATTGACCTGGTACTGGCGAATAAGCCAGCGCAGGTTACACTGGTCCCCGATGCAGAAGGCCAGATCACCTCTAATCATGGCTGGAATACAATTCAGCACCAGCAGTATCTGAAGGATATTATTGCTGTGTTTAAAGACGCGGGGATAAGAGTTTCAATATTTGTAGATCCCGATCCGCGAATGGTCGAAGCTGCGGCTACTACAGGCACGGACCGCATCGAGTTGTATACCGAAGGTTACGCCACAGCTTATCTTAAAAACCGTGAAGCAGCAGTTTCCCCTTATGTGGAGGCCGCTAAAGTTGCTCAGGAGGCAGGGTTAGGACTAAACGCAGGGCATGACCTTGATCTTCATAACCTGAGGTATTTTGCCCGGCAAGTACCCGGATTACTTGAAGTAAGTATCGGCCACGCACTTATTTGCGACGCGTTGTACCTCGGACTGGAAAACACCATACAGATGTATCTGCGCCAGCTGGCCGGATAA
- the ahcY gene encoding adenosylhomocysteinase, translated as MSSVETKYIPYKVKDISLAEWGRKEIELAEAEMPGLMSLRAEYGPSKPLKGARIAGCLHMTIQTAVLIETLIELGAEVTWSSCNIFSTQDHAAAAIAAAGISVYAWKGMNAEEFDWCIEQTLYFGEERQPLNMILDDGGDLTNMVFDKYPELITGIKGLSEETTTGVHRLYERMKNGTLHLPAINVNDSVTKSKFDNKYGCRESLVDAIRRATDVMMAGKVAVVCGYGDVGKGSAESLRSAGVRVIVTEIDPICALQAAMEGFEVKKLINAVKEADIVVTCTGNCDIVRGDHFKLLKDKAIVCNIGHFDNEIDMAWLNGNYGHTKIEIKPQVDKYNIEGKDVIILAEGRLVNLGCATGHPSFVMSNSFTNQTLAQIELWTNPGKYENKVYTLPKHLDEKVARLHLSKIGVELDVLDPHQAEYIGVSPEGPYKPEQYRY; from the coding sequence ATGTCATCAGTAGAGACAAAATACATTCCTTACAAAGTGAAGGACATTTCCCTGGCAGAATGGGGACGGAAAGAGATAGAACTTGCAGAAGCAGAAATGCCTGGACTAATGTCGCTTCGCGCGGAGTACGGACCTTCTAAACCATTAAAAGGTGCCCGCATTGCAGGTTGCCTGCACATGACTATTCAGACTGCCGTGCTAATCGAAACGCTGATAGAACTTGGAGCAGAAGTAACCTGGTCGTCGTGCAATATTTTCTCAACACAGGATCATGCCGCTGCTGCAATTGCTGCTGCCGGCATCTCTGTTTATGCATGGAAAGGCATGAATGCCGAAGAGTTCGACTGGTGCATTGAGCAGACCCTGTACTTCGGAGAAGAGCGTCAGCCATTGAACATGATACTCGATGACGGCGGAGACCTTACCAATATGGTGTTCGACAAATATCCCGAGCTGATCACTGGCATCAAGGGGCTGTCTGAAGAAACAACTACAGGAGTTCACCGTCTTTACGAACGCATGAAAAACGGAACACTCCATTTACCGGCCATTAATGTAAACGACTCTGTTACTAAATCAAAATTTGATAATAAGTACGGCTGCCGTGAATCGCTTGTTGACGCTATCCGCCGCGCTACCGACGTAATGATGGCTGGTAAAGTAGCCGTAGTTTGCGGGTATGGCGACGTGGGTAAAGGTTCAGCGGAATCATTACGCAGCGCAGGAGTTCGTGTAATTGTAACTGAAATAGATCCGATCTGTGCATTACAGGCAGCGATGGAAGGCTTTGAAGTGAAGAAACTGATCAACGCAGTTAAAGAAGCCGACATTGTGGTTACCTGTACAGGGAACTGCGACATTGTTCGCGGCGATCACTTTAAGCTCCTGAAAGACAAAGCTATTGTTTGTAACATCGGCCACTTTGACAACGAGATCGACATGGCATGGCTGAATGGAAATTACGGACATACCAAGATTGAAATCAAACCACAGGTTGACAAGTATAATATCGAAGGTAAAGATGTGATCATCCTTGCGGAAGGTCGCCTTGTGAACCTGGGCTGTGCTACAGGCCACCCTTCGTTTGTAATGTCTAACTCCTTCACTAACCAGACACTGGCACAGATTGAGTTGTGGACTAACCCCGGCAAATACGAAAACAAGGTTTATACGCTTCCAAAGCACCTTGACGAAAAAGTAGCCCGTCTTCACCTCTCTAAGATTGGCGTGGAGCTCGACGTACTTGATCCTCATCAGGCCGAATATATCGGCGTATCTCCTGAAGGTCCGTATAAACCGGAACAGTACAGGTACTAA
- a CDS encoding BrxA/BrxB family bacilliredoxin translates to MYPEYLVAPMREELTQVGFEELKTPEEVDSALKSEGTVFVVVNSVCGCAAANARPAAKIAVQGAKHPDKLVTVFAGMEKDAVDKARSYMLPYPPSSPSMALFKDGKLVHMIERNQIEGRPAQMIADNLSSAFEVYC, encoded by the coding sequence ATGTATCCGGAATATTTAGTTGCCCCGATGAGGGAAGAACTTACCCAGGTTGGTTTCGAGGAGCTTAAGACTCCAGAGGAAGTAGACTCAGCACTCAAATCAGAAGGAACTGTATTTGTTGTGGTAAATTCAGTTTGTGGTTGCGCGGCAGCAAATGCACGTCCCGCTGCAAAGATAGCTGTACAAGGTGCAAAGCATCCTGATAAACTCGTGACAGTTTTTGCTGGCATGGAAAAAGATGCAGTAGATAAGGCGAGAAGTTACATGCTTCCTTATCCTCCATCGTCACCTTCGATGGCTTTGTTTAAAGATGGTAAATTAGTTCATATGATTGAGCGTAACCAGATTGAAGGCCGCCCTGCACAGATGATTGCAGATAACCTTTCGAGCGCATTTGAGGTTTACTGCTAA
- a CDS encoding cation-translocating P-type ATPase — protein MSIHVNIPPGIKGLSEAQVNRSREEHGNNNQFNKTKHQWWSVLLDMLKEPMLVLLIAVAVLYLITGELGEAMFMLVAIVLVSGISFYQDNRNRKALEALEKLNEPLSKVIREGQLVEIPTHDIVVGDMLLIEEGNIVNADGEIVHSNDFMVDESALTGESYSVYKSETGNDNKVYSGTVVVSGLAICKVKNVGFGTRLGKLGESLHSIKEEATPLQVQIRKFVRVMAIAGIAVFLLVCLVNFLSGQSFTDSLLKGLTLAMSVLPEEIPVAFTTFMALGSWRLIKSGIIVKKISTVEALGSATVICTDKTGTITESSMRLQEVYAFSSRTSYSQDNAWSKEALEVIKVSMWASEPVPFDPMEKTLHEVYVQNADRDERPQFGMVHEYPLGGTPPMMTHVFEDAAGNRIIAAKGAPEAILDVSLQDKESRSSIESKVASLAARGYRVLGVARSEFKGTDFPEEQQALPFVFIGLIAFYDPPKANINSVFKGFYDAGIAVKMITGDNELTSKAIALQSGLRGAEETIDGKRLMQLDAAEMRKQVGHLTVFARMFPDAKLKAITALKESGHIVAMTGDGVNDAPALKASHIGIAMGQRGTEIAKSAAALIIADDDLSKMLDAVAMGRKIYANLKKAIQYIISIHIPIIGAVSLPLFLGWIYPNILTPVHVIFLELIMGPTCSIVYENEPMEKNTMQRPPRPFSTTFLLWHEMSVSVIQGLAITMGILFVYQLNVRLGGDEASTRTMVFTTLIIANIFLSLVNRSFYYPLTSSFNNRNYLMTAALSVTVVLLVIILYVPLVAQFFKVIPLSFEAISICLATGMVSVLWFELWKWLRRIKSKYSSDIQF, from the coding sequence ATGTCCATTCATGTAAATATTCCCCCTGGTATTAAAGGGCTAAGCGAAGCGCAGGTAAACCGCTCGAGAGAGGAACACGGGAATAATAACCAATTTAATAAAACAAAACACCAGTGGTGGAGCGTGTTGCTCGACATGCTGAAGGAACCTATGCTTGTGCTTTTGATAGCAGTTGCCGTCCTTTATCTGATTACTGGAGAGCTGGGAGAGGCCATGTTCATGCTTGTTGCCATTGTCCTTGTCTCAGGTATTTCATTTTATCAGGATAATCGCAACCGCAAGGCGTTGGAAGCTTTGGAAAAGCTAAATGAGCCATTGAGTAAAGTAATAAGGGAAGGACAACTTGTTGAGATCCCTACTCATGATATTGTTGTTGGTGATATGTTGCTGATAGAAGAGGGCAATATCGTTAACGCAGATGGAGAAATTGTTCATAGTAATGACTTCATGGTGGACGAGTCGGCTCTGACCGGCGAATCGTACTCTGTTTACAAATCAGAAACGGGAAACGACAATAAGGTTTACAGTGGAACTGTGGTGGTATCGGGACTGGCTATATGCAAAGTAAAGAATGTAGGCTTTGGTACACGTCTTGGCAAGTTAGGCGAATCGCTGCATTCAATAAAGGAGGAAGCAACTCCTTTGCAGGTTCAGATCCGCAAGTTTGTGAGGGTTATGGCAATTGCCGGGATAGCGGTATTCCTGCTGGTATGCCTGGTAAATTTCCTTTCGGGCCAAAGTTTTACCGACAGCCTCTTGAAAGGGCTTACCCTGGCAATGTCGGTATTACCCGAAGAAATTCCGGTTGCTTTTACAACATTCATGGCTCTTGGATCCTGGCGTTTGATAAAATCAGGCATTATCGTGAAGAAGATAAGTACGGTGGAAGCTTTGGGAAGTGCCACGGTTATATGCACAGATAAAACAGGCACTATTACAGAAAGCAGTATGCGCCTGCAGGAAGTTTATGCCTTTAGTAGTCGCACCTCTTATTCTCAGGATAATGCATGGAGTAAAGAAGCTCTGGAGGTAATTAAAGTTTCTATGTGGGCCAGTGAGCCGGTGCCTTTTGATCCGATGGAGAAGACTTTACACGAAGTGTATGTACAGAATGCCGACCGGGACGAACGGCCTCAGTTCGGGATGGTTCATGAATATCCTCTGGGCGGAACACCTCCTATGATGACCCACGTTTTTGAGGACGCTGCCGGTAACAGGATCATTGCTGCTAAAGGCGCTCCCGAAGCAATTCTTGATGTGAGCCTTCAGGATAAAGAGAGCAGAAGCTCCATTGAGTCTAAAGTAGCCAGCCTGGCGGCCAGGGGATACCGGGTATTGGGTGTTGCCAGGTCGGAGTTTAAGGGAACAGACTTTCCTGAGGAGCAGCAGGCCCTGCCATTTGTATTTATTGGTCTCATTGCCTTTTACGATCCTCCTAAAGCGAATATAAACTCCGTATTTAAAGGTTTCTACGACGCAGGGATCGCCGTGAAAATGATCACCGGCGATAACGAGCTTACTTCGAAAGCCATAGCCTTACAATCAGGCCTCCGCGGTGCGGAGGAAACTATAGACGGAAAACGGTTAATGCAGCTTGACGCCGCTGAAATGCGGAAACAGGTAGGCCACCTCACTGTTTTTGCCCGCATGTTTCCTGATGCAAAGCTTAAAGCAATTACCGCCCTGAAGGAATCAGGCCACATTGTAGCAATGACCGGCGATGGTGTAAATGATGCACCGGCGTTAAAGGCATCCCATATAGGTATAGCAATGGGCCAAAGGGGAACTGAAATCGCAAAAAGCGCGGCCGCGCTGATTATTGCAGACGACGATCTTTCGAAGATGCTTGATGCTGTTGCTATGGGGAGAAAGATCTACGCGAACCTTAAAAAGGCTATACAATATATTATCTCCATTCATATACCCATTATCGGCGCTGTATCGCTTCCTCTTTTTCTGGGATGGATCTATCCGAATATCCTGACGCCGGTACATGTTATATTTCTTGAGCTTATTATGGGGCCTACCTGTTCGATAGTTTACGAGAACGAACCGATGGAGAAAAATACCATGCAACGCCCGCCCAGGCCTTTCAGTACCACATTCCTCCTGTGGCACGAAATGTCGGTCAGCGTTATCCAGGGCCTTGCAATTACAATGGGAATACTATTCGTCTATCAGCTAAACGTAAGGCTGGGAGGAGACGAAGCGAGCACACGGACCATGGTCTTCACTACGCTGATTATAGCTAATATTTTCCTGTCGCTGGTAAACCGTTCATTTTACTACCCGCTAACCAGTAGCTTTAATAACCGTAATTATTTAATGACAGCCGCATTGTCTGTAACTGTCGTTCTTCTGGTAATTATTCTGTATGTGCCTTTAGTAGCACAGTTTTTCAAAGTTATACCGCTCTCATTTGAAGCCATCTCCATTTGCCTGGCAACGGGTATGGTATCGGTGCTGTGGTTTGAACTGTGGAAATGGCTAAGAAGAATAAAAAGTAAATATTCATCTGATATTCAATTTTAA
- a CDS encoding heme-binding domain-containing protein produces the protein MKKILYVIIGLLLVIQFIRPEENRGESGGPHALQNVVDVPDTVLAVLKTSCYDCHSNTTVYPWYTNVQPVGWWLANHVSEGKRELNFDEFKTYPSKKAIHKLEETADVIKENEMPLNSYLLIHRTAKLTEAQKQMVIDWAQQAQMQVK, from the coding sequence ATGAAAAAGATCTTGTATGTTATAATTGGCCTGTTGCTGGTTATTCAGTTCATAAGGCCGGAAGAAAATAGAGGGGAGTCTGGCGGTCCCCACGCCCTGCAGAACGTTGTCGACGTGCCTGATACAGTTCTTGCAGTTTTAAAAACGTCGTGTTATGATTGTCATAGTAATACAACCGTTTATCCCTGGTATACCAATGTCCAGCCCGTGGGGTGGTGGCTTGCCAACCACGTGAGTGAAGGGAAAAGAGAGCTTAACTTTGATGAATTTAAAACTTACCCTTCTAAGAAAGCTATTCATAAGCTGGAAGAAACTGCAGATGTGATAAAAGAAAATGAAATGCCCCTGAATAGTTATTTGCTTATCCACCGGACAGCGAAGCTTACCGAGGCACAAAAACAGATGGTCATCGACTGGGCGCAGCAGGCTCAAATGCAGGTAAAGTAA